Proteins co-encoded in one Bacillus sp. FSL H8-0547 genomic window:
- a CDS encoding cell wall-binding repeat-containing protein, whose protein sequence is MFKLISKSFIALFICLLIFSFSEGTMSAESGGNARIAGENRYETAAAISKAGFSSGSDIIVLARGDEFPDALTGAPLAFKLQAPILLTSPKKLPAATVTELKRLKSKKAVILGGPVAISDSVKKEIEKLGMTTERVYGETRYETSIKVAEKLGASKEQAIIATGKNFPDALAIAPYAAEKGYPILLTSPDKLSKDVSRYLQGVKNTLVVGGVEAVKQSVEADLPNPERISGSTRYETAAQILRTKYDKNPHIYISTGSTFADALTGSVLAAKNKSAVLLTKPADLPKGTDQLIAEKQMKSFNVYGGKVAVSDEVVTQLDDLFAQFKDSLGTASFSDGLEIMDESEINSLEKASESMVYNADESFSIKLPAAQAQMYKKTDLFYLPPSDEHPSGFFGQVSDVQPDGTITVDQPALDEVLEEFSIEGEEILTPDRLVDVDLEEGVVLTDDAGEHQSLSRWKSAGMSSASEKKPFILAIDKILYDNPSAANSKVKLSGSIAVKSAKAQVDLEKKFGLISGFDYRFDSKQDSSIKFLIEMNGKMETVDQSKNKEFGKWLKLEGVDREGRVSLATLTYQIGTANVFAGAGNTGYVNIPIGVTVFVTANVKGEAKLSMELGIVEKSSTAVNVKWNDGAFDSDFDMKIDRYDATLEAKGETTTFIGTGFEPAVNIGGLLPAVVQNDLTIAHEMKGNAKALYNFKDGNFSLSGCFEDSFKAGFESSLKIRLKASSEKWNIEEKVEYEKSFFKKELFKAGNKYCEHAGKVKGSVTDAVSKEALKDVVVSAYQKDKFITKTVTDANGDYELQLSDGTYNLKYSKENYNEEEHNNVEINENEIEYSPSLRMVDSSHSGDGEVSGKIKNSIDGRPVAGASITIRSGLNSFTGPVSAQTVTDAAGQYKVTLPAGNYTAAVSKEGYIPSSVQILSVGMKKTENQNTTLSPILDQAETRIVLKWGEQPADLDAHLTGPSEDGDRFHLYYSEQETYENDELMAQLDIDQRESYGPETVTIHHQKDGVYRYSIHDYTNRSKSASDELSKSGAVVEIYRGSYLVRTFHVPANQTGTLWTVFEMNGSTIVPINTVSDSDVFTQASRQARGNSIDRMIIPALDEVK, encoded by the coding sequence TTGTTCAAACTGATTTCAAAGAGTTTTATTGCATTATTTATTTGTCTACTTATTTTTTCTTTTTCAGAAGGAACCATGTCTGCTGAATCGGGCGGAAATGCACGGATAGCAGGAGAAAACCGTTATGAGACTGCTGCCGCTATTTCAAAAGCAGGCTTTTCAAGCGGGTCTGACATAATTGTTCTTGCGAGGGGAGATGAGTTTCCTGATGCTTTGACAGGTGCACCTCTCGCATTCAAATTACAGGCACCAATCCTATTAACCTCTCCCAAAAAGCTCCCTGCGGCTACAGTCACAGAGCTTAAGCGATTAAAATCCAAAAAGGCCGTCATCTTGGGAGGACCTGTTGCGATATCCGATTCCGTCAAAAAAGAAATTGAAAAATTGGGAATGACGACCGAACGCGTTTACGGAGAAACCCGGTATGAAACATCTATTAAAGTAGCGGAGAAACTTGGCGCTTCTAAAGAACAGGCAATCATAGCAACCGGCAAAAACTTTCCGGATGCTCTCGCAATTGCTCCCTATGCTGCAGAAAAGGGATATCCTATTTTACTAACTTCCCCTGATAAACTCAGTAAAGACGTTTCACGGTATCTCCAAGGTGTTAAAAACACCCTTGTTGTAGGTGGGGTAGAAGCTGTAAAACAGTCTGTGGAAGCCGATTTGCCAAATCCTGAACGCATTTCAGGTTCCACAAGGTATGAAACAGCTGCTCAGATCTTAAGGACAAAATACGATAAAAATCCTCATATTTACATAAGCACAGGCAGCACTTTCGCTGATGCATTAACCGGCTCTGTTCTGGCAGCCAAAAACAAATCTGCTGTTCTATTAACAAAACCAGCTGACCTGCCAAAAGGAACAGATCAGCTGATTGCTGAAAAACAGATGAAGAGTTTTAACGTTTACGGAGGAAAAGTGGCCGTTTCTGACGAGGTCGTTACCCAGCTGGATGACCTTTTTGCACAGTTTAAAGACAGCCTGGGAACAGCTTCATTTTCTGACGGTTTAGAAATTATGGATGAATCTGAAATAAATTCACTGGAAAAAGCTTCTGAAAGCATGGTTTATAATGCGGATGAATCATTTTCAATCAAGCTGCCGGCGGCACAGGCTCAAATGTATAAAAAAACAGACCTTTTCTACTTGCCGCCATCTGATGAACATCCTTCAGGCTTTTTTGGACAGGTTTCAGATGTTCAACCAGACGGAACCATAACGGTTGATCAGCCGGCACTTGATGAAGTGCTGGAGGAATTCAGCATCGAAGGCGAAGAAATTCTCACACCTGACCGTTTAGTTGACGTCGATCTTGAGGAAGGCGTTGTTTTAACGGATGATGCTGGGGAGCATCAGTCCCTTTCAAGATGGAAAAGTGCAGGCATGTCTTCTGCTTCTGAAAAAAAACCATTCATTCTTGCAATCGATAAAATTCTATATGACAACCCATCAGCAGCTAACAGCAAAGTTAAACTTTCCGGAAGTATTGCTGTAAAGTCAGCAAAAGCTCAAGTAGATCTTGAAAAAAAATTCGGTCTTATATCGGGTTTTGATTACCGCTTCGACAGCAAACAGGATTCCTCAATCAAGTTCCTGATAGAAATGAACGGCAAGATGGAAACGGTTGATCAATCAAAAAATAAAGAATTCGGCAAGTGGCTCAAGCTTGAAGGAGTCGACCGCGAGGGAAGAGTCTCACTTGCAACATTGACGTATCAAATTGGGACTGCCAACGTATTTGCCGGAGCAGGAAATACAGGATACGTAAACATTCCAATTGGGGTCACAGTCTTTGTTACGGCAAATGTGAAAGGTGAAGCAAAGCTTTCAATGGAACTTGGCATCGTTGAAAAATCCTCTACTGCCGTTAATGTGAAATGGAATGACGGTGCATTTGACTCTGATTTCGATATGAAAATTGACCGCTATGACGCCACCTTAGAAGCAAAGGGAGAAACAACGACATTTATCGGCACTGGATTTGAACCGGCCGTTAATATCGGAGGCCTTCTCCCGGCAGTGGTGCAAAATGACTTAACGATTGCTCATGAGATGAAAGGCAACGCTAAGGCATTATACAATTTTAAAGACGGGAACTTTAGCCTCTCTGGGTGCTTTGAGGACTCATTTAAAGCTGGATTTGAATCAAGCTTAAAAATCCGGCTTAAAGCATCCTCTGAAAAATGGAACATTGAAGAAAAAGTAGAATACGAAAAAAGTTTCTTCAAAAAAGAGCTTTTCAAAGCGGGAAACAAATACTGTGAACACGCAGGCAAGGTCAAAGGCTCCGTTACTGATGCTGTAAGCAAAGAAGCTCTTAAAGATGTAGTGGTCAGTGCCTATCAGAAAGACAAATTCATCACCAAGACGGTTACTGACGCAAATGGAGACTATGAATTGCAGTTGTCAGACGGTACGTACAATTTAAAGTACAGCAAAGAAAACTATAATGAGGAAGAGCACAACAACGTTGAAATTAATGAGAACGAAATTGAATACAGCCCTTCTCTTCGTATGGTTGACTCCAGCCATTCCGGGGACGGAGAAGTTAGCGGCAAAATAAAGAATTCCATTGACGGCAGGCCTGTAGCAGGGGCTTCAATTACCATCCGATCAGGCTTAAACTCTTTCACTGGACCTGTAAGCGCTCAAACTGTTACTGATGCTGCCGGTCAGTACAAGGTCACTCTTCCGGCGGGCAATTATACAGCCGCAGTATCAAAAGAAGGATATATACCATCATCAGTACAGATTTTATCTGTCGGTATGAAAAAGACCGAAAATCAGAATACCACCCTCAGCCCGATTCTAGATCAGGCGGAAACACGCATTGTTCTTAAGTGGGGTGAACAGCCAGCTGATCTTGATGCACACTTAACCGGACCTTCTGAAGACGGAGACCGATTCCATCTTTATTATAGTGAACAGGAGACGTATGAGAATGATGAACTCATGGCACAGCTGGATATAGATCAAAGAGAATCCTATGGGCCTGAGACCGTTACCATTCATCACCAAAAGGACGGAGTATACCGTTACTCCATCCATGATTACACCAACCGCAGCAAATCAGCCAGCGATGAACTCTCCAAATCAGGAGCAGTCGTAGAAATTTACCGCGGGAGCTATCTAGTGCGGACATTCCACGTCCCTGCCAATCAGACTGGAACACTTTGGACTGTTTTTGAAATGAACGGAAGCACCATTGTTCCAATCAATACCGTTTCTGACAGCGATGTTTTCACTCAAGCAAGCAGACAGGCACGGGGAAATTCAATTGATCGGATGATTATTCCTGCATTAGACGAAGTGAAATGA
- a CDS encoding SGNH/GDSL hydrolase family protein produces MNKIVTACVVILTLCALILGNHHWNQKISSVKAQEDPAKSEETQQEEQPKWQKYAANLSAPLKEKIKKAQEGGAPLKLVAAGSESTSIQSTGWPALLQSKLDAAYGKNIFKITVLSYPEGTTRTFLNENHMEDISKQKPDILLLEPFSLNDNGNVGLDNTLLNLEEILSDIKQSSPGAVIYLQPSHPIFNATFYPKEVDALKEFAEEKDFTYLDHWANWPDGKDEKMKTMLTEDQQAPNVEGNKVWAEYLASYFINTEK; encoded by the coding sequence ATGAATAAAATCGTTACAGCATGTGTCGTCATCCTGACCTTGTGCGCCCTTATACTTGGAAATCATCACTGGAATCAAAAAATCAGTTCCGTAAAGGCGCAGGAAGATCCAGCTAAGTCCGAAGAGACTCAGCAGGAAGAACAGCCAAAATGGCAAAAGTATGCGGCTAACCTTTCCGCGCCTCTTAAAGAAAAAATAAAGAAAGCTCAAGAGGGAGGCGCGCCTCTTAAACTGGTTGCGGCCGGTTCTGAGAGCACGTCGATTCAAAGCACAGGCTGGCCGGCTCTGCTTCAGTCAAAGCTTGATGCAGCTTACGGAAAAAACATTTTCAAAATCACGGTCCTATCTTACCCGGAGGGAACCACAAGAACGTTTTTGAATGAAAACCATATGGAAGATATCAGCAAGCAAAAGCCGGATATCCTGCTTTTGGAGCCTTTTTCATTGAATGACAACGGAAATGTCGGCCTGGACAATACGCTTCTGAACCTTGAAGAGATTCTCTCAGACATTAAGCAGTCAAGTCCGGGGGCAGTCATTTACCTTCAGCCGTCACATCCCATTTTCAATGCAACCTTCTACCCCAAAGAAGTGGATGCTTTAAAAGAGTTTGCAGAAGAAAAAGACTTTACATACCTCGATCACTGGGCAAACTGGCCGGACGGAAAAGATGAAAAAATGAAAACGATGCTGACAGAAGATCAGCAGGCCCCGAATGTTGAGGGCAATAAAGTCTGGGCAGAGTATCTCGCCTCCTACTTTATCAATACCGAGAAATAG
- a CDS encoding LytR family transcriptional regulator: MREQKHKKRKWLWITLSIIGLLVLGTGGYAFYLYKTATDTVAKIQEDIGREKSDKRPQAVAFKERDPISILLMGVDERKGDRGRSDSLILLTVNPNKKSMNMVSIPRDTRTEIIGKGKEDKINHAYAFGGTEMAIDTVEHFLDVPVDYFVKVNMESFKDIVDAVGGVEVNNDLYFEYDGKTFNEGLIQLDGAEALSYSRMRYEDDRGDFGRQLRQRQVIEAVIAKGANISSISKFGEMFKIVENNVKTNLGMDEMWNIQENYKDARNTMEQHQIKGTSDTIGGIYYYIVPEEERTALSNQLKEHLELSGTTASN, translated from the coding sequence ATGAGAGAACAAAAACACAAAAAGCGCAAATGGCTCTGGATTACCCTAAGCATCATAGGTCTGCTCGTACTGGGTACCGGTGGCTACGCCTTCTATTTGTATAAAACGGCAACGGACACTGTTGCCAAGATTCAGGAAGATATCGGCAGAGAAAAGTCAGACAAGCGCCCGCAGGCAGTGGCATTTAAAGAAAGAGATCCGATCTCGATCCTGCTTATGGGTGTGGATGAGCGAAAAGGAGACCGCGGACGCTCGGATTCTCTCATTCTCTTAACCGTTAACCCGAACAAAAAATCGATGAACATGGTCAGCATCCCGCGTGACACCCGCACCGAAATTATCGGTAAAGGCAAAGAAGACAAAATTAACCATGCCTACGCCTTCGGCGGCACGGAAATGGCGATTGATACGGTCGAGCATTTCCTCGACGTTCCTGTTGACTACTTCGTCAAAGTGAACATGGAAAGCTTTAAGGATATCGTTGATGCAGTAGGCGGAGTGGAAGTAAACAACGACCTGTACTTTGAATATGACGGCAAGACGTTTAATGAAGGCCTCATTCAATTAGACGGTGCAGAGGCACTAAGCTACTCAAGAATGCGCTATGAGGATGATCGGGGCGACTTCGGCCGCCAGCTGCGCCAGCGCCAGGTCATTGAAGCCGTTATCGCAAAAGGAGCAAACATCTCCTCCATCTCCAAATTCGGCGAGATGTTCAAAATTGTTGAAAACAACGTCAAAACGAACCTCGGAATGGACGAAATGTGGAACATCCAGGAGAACTACAAAGATGCACGCAATACAATGGAACAGCACCAGATCAAAGGCACCAGCGACACAATCGGCGGGATCTACTATTACATCGTTCCTGAAGAAGAGCGAACTGCTTTATCAAATCAGCTGAAAGAGCATTTGGAGCTGTCCGGGACGACTGCTTCGAATTAA
- a CDS encoding cell wall-binding repeat-containing protein: MKKITLTLLSCLSLVMLFLISQPEHAQAGTTTRISGEDRYKTSVEVSKKAFPNGTANIVIAVGTNFPDALAGGPLAYKLKAPILLTKKDSIPTAVNNEIVRLKQRGAKNVYILGGENAVTKAVASKLTLMGLTVQRISGSDRYETSVAIAKHVGTATKKAFIANGSNYPDSLSASAIAARQGSPILLVQKSSVPSSVQTFLKGFSKSYVIGGTGVIDGSAFSKLPYAERIAGADRYGTSAKVASKFASFSASHALVVSGQNYADALTGSVYAAQKNIPMLLTKSSALPTAIGNLIDTKNIGTVTVIGGTAAVSNSVLASIYFPVDKLIETAKSLQGVPYKYGGTTTSGFDCSGYTEYVFNKHGIDLPRTTKDQWNTGTVVAVPQKGDLVFFETVSAGPSHVGIFIGNNEFIHASSSKGVSITTMENVYFKPRYLGTKKVIN, from the coding sequence ATGAAGAAAATAACACTTACATTGTTGAGCTGTCTTAGTCTAGTGATGCTTTTTCTTATTTCTCAGCCGGAGCATGCTCAGGCAGGGACGACAACAAGAATATCCGGAGAAGACCGGTATAAGACGTCTGTGGAAGTTTCAAAGAAAGCCTTTCCAAATGGCACGGCGAATATTGTGATTGCCGTCGGAACCAATTTTCCGGATGCACTGGCAGGAGGACCGCTTGCATATAAATTGAAAGCGCCAATCCTTCTTACAAAGAAAGACTCTATCCCAACAGCTGTAAACAATGAAATTGTCAGGCTGAAACAGCGTGGAGCCAAAAACGTATACATACTTGGCGGTGAAAATGCCGTCACTAAAGCCGTAGCAAGCAAGCTGACTTTAATGGGTTTAACGGTTCAGCGAATATCAGGCTCAGACCGCTACGAAACATCCGTTGCCATTGCCAAACATGTTGGAACAGCAACGAAAAAAGCATTCATAGCCAATGGCTCGAACTATCCTGACAGCCTTTCAGCATCTGCCATAGCAGCGAGGCAGGGCTCACCGATTCTGCTCGTTCAAAAAAGCAGCGTGCCGTCATCTGTTCAAACCTTTCTAAAAGGATTTTCAAAATCGTACGTAATTGGCGGAACTGGAGTCATCGATGGATCTGCTTTTTCAAAGCTTCCATATGCAGAGCGCATTGCGGGGGCAGACCGTTACGGTACATCAGCCAAAGTAGCCTCTAAGTTTGCGAGTTTTTCTGCGTCGCACGCCTTAGTAGTCTCAGGGCAAAATTATGCAGACGCCCTTACAGGCTCTGTCTATGCAGCCCAAAAGAACATTCCGATGCTTTTAACAAAATCTTCGGCTCTTCCGACAGCTATTGGAAACTTAATCGACACTAAAAATATCGGAACTGTCACCGTTATCGGCGGTACAGCTGCTGTTTCAAACAGCGTTTTAGCCTCGATTTATTTTCCAGTGGACAAGCTGATTGAAACAGCCAAATCCCTGCAGGGCGTGCCTTATAAATACGGCGGCACGACAACCTCGGGCTTTGACTGCAGCGGCTACACAGAATATGTGTTCAATAAGCACGGCATTGACCTGCCAAGGACAACAAAGGATCAATGGAATACAGGCACGGTTGTGGCTGTTCCTCAAAAAGGAGATCTTGTCTTTTTTGAAACTGTTTCAGCAGGCCCGTCTCACGTGGGGATCTTCATTGGAAACAATGAATTTATCCATGCGAGCTCATCGAAAGGCGTATCGATCACAACGATGGAGAATGTCTACTTTAAACCAAGATATCTGGGCACAAAAAAAGTCATTAATTAA
- a CDS encoding leucine-rich repeat domain-containing protein — protein MKKMLSVLMTLLLLITMILPYAAAAETGTQIAFHSYTNTENGIRLVWTVTSSSNDPQSFLLVKNGAEQKIEASLADELINRDGSTARTYEYLDTNTADKEVYTYSIKLENDAMLQTDTITIVHQKENGGTATPVDPANPADEAFLLHARAEGTSIAVSWPAYKSSSKATYQLYQSGTFIGSYPDAGEHIFRDLEPDTDYSFTLKIVAGEKLIDSREVRVKTEAERKPAYTVFFYPVNDTTFETSWFLDGAAFFDVYLNGKLMLEKTKETEYQFTDLKPAAEYEVKVTAFDRAGKKLNEAFVKGKTKEAANGQTVQFKDSALKRAVKDQLRIQRDVTESDLHKLTYLNASAYDIKDLTGLHHAVNLQHLVLAGNSLRSIEPLRLLTNLEYLDLSMTGSVDYSPLNDLVNLRSLVLADSSFKDTKNIQNLTKLKVLDLSFTNVKSVSSLSSLSQLEEISLSYTPVQTIQPLQTLASLKKIILYGEIYLKVKDELQQFGKNLEIIYDDSLNIHLLHVKPGDRSAAFEWEYEGDNIPAYYEITVDGITQKTETAKRVINYETAGLKPETVYSYSIKAFEQNGVMTGFDSGFFTTLKTPAGEKAVFPDANLRTAMKNHFGLKRDIYESDMETLTELDLTGEGISDLTGLESAKNLKVLVLSGNGIKTVKPIETLSLTSLHLDDNRLEDLSSIIKMQSLQVLNLSSTGIKNFSALAGLKDLTGLSLAYNGIADLSAIPASEKLSALYLNGNKLSSLKGIEKVQNLTELSLEDNPITDIEPLTVLRHLQFADLSMTSVNKIEPLLSMDSLVTVLLFSMKTLDLSEGSDAWQVIGQLIDKGVYVEYDDSGNLFSIYTSRKTEDSIEVSWDYFGEKDIDFFKVLVNGETASKRVEGYEFRYWISGLKPETAYDIEVKAYDEEGELLFSESMEETTEAAPQGPAVIFKDKKLGDLIREQLGLVREIRQSDMERLTELFLLDLDVTSLKGLESAENLQSLFIHNNGSELNLQPLKGLNLVDLSIENTEIKSYKVIQSLSDLSFLAIKNNQLQDLSFISGLGQLVYLNLSQNNITDLTALSGLGQLEMLHLNQNQVKSISKTLKLENLQHLELAGNPLEDLSGIEASESLKTLIFERTKLTNIDLLLNLENLELVSLFGIETLDLSPGSRAAAVVEELRARGVKVWAEASFYPEIHISDVTQTTISFSWDNMLEGDGTYTVYVNGEMQGDEPFPAEKTSYQLTGLESDTVYFIEVFGESGEFVNTAWKEVTTLSEEEKEIKVPEPVKPDQEKGEPVSNHPNKPGKIKAENELPKTASLMYQYVFFGTILMMAGAAFLAARRKRG, from the coding sequence ATGAAAAAGATGCTGTCGGTTCTCATGACTCTACTTTTGCTTATAACCATGATCTTGCCTTATGCGGCAGCAGCTGAAACGGGAACGCAAATCGCCTTTCATTCCTATACAAACACAGAAAACGGAATAAGGCTGGTGTGGACCGTGACCTCGTCTTCAAATGATCCGCAGTCTTTTCTTCTTGTGAAAAACGGTGCAGAACAAAAGATTGAGGCCTCACTTGCAGATGAACTGATAAACAGAGACGGTTCAACTGCAAGAACGTATGAATACTTGGACACAAATACTGCAGATAAAGAGGTTTATACGTATTCCATTAAGCTTGAAAATGATGCAATGCTTCAAACAGACACCATAACGATTGTCCATCAAAAAGAAAATGGCGGAACCGCTACTCCTGTTGATCCTGCAAATCCGGCAGATGAAGCATTTCTATTGCATGCACGTGCAGAGGGGACAAGTATTGCCGTTTCCTGGCCTGCCTATAAAAGCAGCAGTAAAGCAACCTATCAGCTCTATCAATCCGGAACATTCATTGGAAGCTACCCGGATGCAGGCGAACACATCTTTAGAGACCTGGAGCCTGATACCGATTATTCATTTACACTTAAAATTGTTGCTGGCGAGAAGCTGATTGACAGCAGGGAAGTGCGTGTGAAAACGGAAGCGGAGAGAAAGCCTGCCTACACGGTTTTCTTTTATCCCGTCAATGATACCACTTTTGAAACAAGCTGGTTTTTAGATGGTGCGGCTTTCTTTGATGTGTATCTCAACGGAAAGCTGATGCTTGAAAAAACGAAAGAAACAGAGTACCAATTTACAGACTTAAAGCCTGCGGCAGAATATGAAGTGAAGGTCACTGCGTTTGATCGAGCCGGCAAAAAGCTGAATGAGGCTTTTGTAAAAGGGAAAACAAAGGAAGCTGCAAACGGTCAAACAGTCCAATTTAAAGACAGTGCACTCAAACGTGCGGTCAAGGATCAGCTGAGGATTCAGCGCGATGTAACAGAAAGCGATCTCCATAAGCTGACGTATTTGAATGCATCAGCTTATGATATCAAAGATCTGACAGGACTCCATCATGCTGTGAATCTTCAGCATCTGGTGCTTGCAGGCAACAGCCTGAGGAGCATTGAACCATTGAGACTGCTGACAAATCTTGAGTATTTGGATCTCTCAATGACGGGTTCAGTCGATTATTCTCCTCTTAATGACCTCGTGAATCTGAGAAGTCTTGTGCTTGCAGATTCTTCTTTTAAAGACACGAAAAACATCCAGAATCTGACGAAGCTCAAAGTGCTGGACCTAAGTTTCACAAATGTGAAAAGTGTTTCTTCCCTCAGTTCGCTCTCTCAACTGGAAGAAATCAGTCTTTCCTACACACCAGTTCAAACGATTCAGCCGCTTCAAACGCTGGCTTCTCTTAAAAAAATCATCTTGTACGGAGAGATTTACTTAAAGGTGAAAGATGAGCTCCAGCAGTTTGGCAAAAATCTTGAGATCATTTATGACGACAGTCTGAACATCCATCTCTTACATGTAAAGCCTGGGGATAGAAGTGCTGCATTTGAGTGGGAATATGAGGGAGATAATATTCCTGCTTATTACGAAATTACGGTTGATGGAATCACTCAAAAAACCGAAACAGCCAAACGGGTCATCAACTATGAGACGGCGGGTCTGAAGCCTGAAACCGTGTACTCCTACTCCATTAAGGCTTTTGAGCAAAATGGCGTCATGACCGGATTTGACAGCGGTTTTTTCACAACGCTAAAAACGCCTGCTGGAGAAAAAGCCGTTTTTCCGGATGCGAACTTGAGAACCGCAATGAAAAACCATTTCGGTTTGAAGCGCGACATTTATGAAAGTGATATGGAAACTCTGACAGAACTTGATTTGACGGGGGAGGGAATCAGTGACCTGACTGGACTCGAGAGTGCAAAGAACCTTAAAGTCCTTGTCTTATCCGGCAATGGTATAAAAACGGTTAAACCGATAGAGACTCTGAGCCTCACTTCGCTGCACCTTGATGACAACCGTCTTGAAGACCTGTCTTCCATCATTAAAATGCAGAGTCTGCAGGTACTGAATTTGTCCAGCACGGGCATCAAGAACTTTTCAGCACTTGCGGGATTGAAAGACTTAACGGGGCTAAGCCTCGCATACAACGGGATTGCTGATCTTTCAGCCATACCTGCAAGCGAAAAACTGTCAGCTCTCTATTTAAACGGAAATAAGCTGTCTTCGCTTAAAGGAATTGAAAAGGTTCAAAACCTCACTGAGCTCAGTCTTGAGGACAATCCAATCACAGACATTGAGCCGCTCACTGTCTTAAGACATCTTCAATTTGCAGATCTGTCGATGACTTCTGTGAACAAGATTGAACCATTGCTGTCCATGGATTCACTGGTGACGGTTCTTCTTTTCAGCATGAAAACGCTCGATCTTTCAGAAGGATCGGACGCCTGGCAGGTCATCGGGCAGCTGATTGATAAAGGCGTCTATGTTGAATACGATGACTCCGGAAATTTGTTTTCCATCTATACAAGCAGAAAGACGGAGGATTCAATAGAAGTAAGCTGGGACTATTTCGGGGAAAAGGATATCGATTTCTTCAAGGTTTTAGTGAATGGAGAGACAGCTTCAAAACGCGTGGAAGGCTATGAATTCAGGTACTGGATCAGTGGACTGAAGCCTGAGACGGCCTATGACATTGAAGTTAAGGCATATGATGAAGAAGGAGAGCTTCTTTTCAGTGAATCAATGGAAGAGACAACAGAGGCAGCTCCTCAAGGCCCTGCTGTTATTTTTAAAGACAAGAAGCTTGGTGATTTGATCAGAGAGCAGCTTGGACTTGTCCGGGAAATCCGCCAAAGTGATATGGAGCGGCTGACTGAATTATTTCTATTGGATTTGGACGTTACAAGCTTAAAAGGACTGGAATCTGCGGAAAATCTGCAGTCTCTTTTCATTCATAACAATGGAAGCGAACTTAATCTGCAGCCATTAAAAGGGCTCAATCTAGTAGATCTATCCATTGAAAACACAGAGATCAAGAGTTACAAAGTGATTCAGTCGCTTTCAGATCTGTCTTTTCTGGCCATTAAAAACAATCAGCTCCAGGACCTGTCATTTATAAGCGGTCTAGGTCAGCTCGTCTATCTGAATCTGTCCCAAAATAACATCACAGACCTGACGGCTCTATCTGGACTCGGCCAATTGGAAATGCTGCACCTTAATCAGAATCAGGTTAAGAGCATCAGCAAAACGTTGAAACTCGAGAATCTCCAGCACCTTGAACTTGCAGGGAATCCTCTGGAAGATCTGTCTGGAATAGAAGCATCCGAATCTCTTAAGACTTTGATTTTTGAGAGAACAAAGCTGACAAACATTGATCTGCTGCTTAATTTAGAGAACCTGGAATTGGTCTCGCTGTTTGGAATCGAAACGCTTGATTTGTCGCCGGGCTCACGGGCTGCCGCCGTTGTGGAGGAGCTCAGGGCACGAGGTGTGAAAGTCTGGGCGGAAGCCTCTTTTTACCCTGAAATACACATCAGCGACGTCACGCAGACGACCATTTCCTTCTCTTGGGATAACATGTTGGAAGGAGACGGAACCTATACGGTTTACGTTAACGGTGAAATGCAGGGGGATGAGCCTTTTCCTGCTGAAAAGACTTCCTATCAACTAACGGGACTGGAATCTGATACGGTGTATTTTATAGAAGTCTTTGGTGAAAGCGGAGAGTTCGTTAATACAGCCTGGAAAGAAGTCACAACCTTGTCTGAAGAGGAAAAAGAAATCAAGGTACCAGAACCTGTAAAACCAGATCAGGAAAAAGGAGAACCGGTCAGCAATCATCCGAATAAACCGGGTAAAATCAAAGCTGAGAACGAGCTTCCAAAAACGGCATCTTTGATGTACCAATACGTTTTCTTCGGAACCATACTTATGATGGCAGGTGCAGCTTTTCTCGCAGCTCGTCGAAAAAGAGGATAA